Proteins encoded by one window of Enterobacter hormaechei subsp. xiangfangensis:
- the gstA gene encoding glutathione transferase GstA, translating to MKLFYKPGACSLASHITLRESGKDFTLDGVDLMKKRLENGDDFFAINPKGQVPALLLDDGTLLTEGVAIMQFLADNVPDRQLLAPTGSIARYKTLEWLNYIATELHKGFTPLFRPDTPEEYKPTVRALLEKKLQYVNDALKDDQWICGSRFTIADAYLFTVLRWARAVKLNMEGLDHVASYMTRVAERPAVAAALKAEGLN from the coding sequence ATGAAACTGTTCTATAAACCGGGCGCCTGCTCTCTTGCTTCCCATATTACGCTTCGCGAGAGCGGTAAAGATTTCACGCTGGACGGCGTTGACCTGATGAAAAAGCGCCTGGAAAACGGGGATGACTTTTTTGCGATTAACCCAAAAGGGCAGGTTCCGGCCCTGCTGCTGGATGATGGCACCCTGCTGACCGAAGGGGTGGCGATTATGCAATTCCTGGCGGACAACGTACCGGATCGTCAGCTCCTTGCCCCCACCGGCAGCATTGCGCGTTATAAGACGCTGGAGTGGCTGAACTATATTGCCACCGAACTGCACAAAGGCTTTACGCCCCTGTTCCGCCCGGACACGCCAGAAGAGTACAAACCTACCGTGCGCGCGCTGCTGGAGAAAAAGTTGCAGTACGTTAACGACGCGCTGAAAGACGACCAGTGGATCTGTGGCTCGCGTTTCACTATCGCCGATGCCTATCTGTTTACCGTTCTGCGCTGGGCGCGCGCGGTTAAGTTGAACATGGAAGGATTAGACCATGTCGCCTCGTATATGACGCGCGTGGCGGAGCGTCCTGCGGTGGCGGCGGCGCTGAAAGCGGAAGGGTTGAATTAA
- the dtpA gene encoding dipeptide/tripeptide permease DtpA: MSTANNKPTDESVSLNAFKQPKAFYLIFSIELWERFGYYGLQGIMAVYLVKQLGMSEADSITLFSSFSALVYGLVAIGGWLGDKVLGTKRVIMLGAVVLAIGYGLVAWSGHDAGVVYMGMATIAVGNGLFKANPSSLLSTCYSKDDPRLDGAFTMYYMSINIGSFFSMLATPWLAAKFGWSVAFALSFVGMLITVVNFLFCRSWVKDYGSKPDFEPVHMGKLLATIVGIVILAAVATWLLHNQGVARAVLGVVALGIVIIFAKEAFAMQGAARRKMIVAFILMLEAIIFFVLYSQMPTSLNFFAIRNVEHSILGIAFEPEQYQALNPFWIMIGSPILAAIYNKMGDRLPMPHKFAIGMVLCSGAFLVLPLGTKFATDAGIVSVNWLILSYALQSIGELMISGLGLAMVAQLVPQRLMGFIMGSWFLTTAGAAIIAGKIANLMAVPDNVTDPLVSLNVYGTVFMQIGIATAVIAVLMLLTAPKLNRMTQDDDKSAKAIKTANA, translated from the coding sequence GTGTCTACTGCAAACAATAAACCAACAGATGAGAGCGTAAGTCTTAACGCTTTCAAACAGCCTAAAGCGTTCTATCTCATTTTCTCTATCGAATTATGGGAACGTTTTGGCTACTACGGCCTGCAAGGGATCATGGCGGTTTACCTGGTTAAACAGCTGGGTATGTCTGAAGCCGATTCCATCACGCTATTCTCTTCCTTCAGCGCCCTGGTGTATGGCCTCGTCGCTATCGGCGGCTGGTTAGGCGATAAAGTCCTCGGTACTAAACGAGTCATTATGCTGGGCGCCGTTGTTCTGGCGATTGGCTATGGGCTGGTTGCCTGGTCCGGGCACGATGCAGGTGTGGTTTACATGGGCATGGCTACCATCGCGGTAGGTAACGGCCTCTTCAAGGCGAACCCATCTTCCCTGCTCTCTACCTGCTACAGCAAAGATGACCCACGTCTGGACGGTGCATTTACCATGTACTACATGTCCATCAACATCGGCTCCTTCTTCTCTATGCTGGCAACCCCATGGCTGGCCGCAAAATTCGGCTGGAGCGTAGCGTTTGCGCTGAGCTTCGTGGGTATGCTGATCACCGTTGTGAACTTCCTGTTCTGCCGTAGCTGGGTTAAAGACTATGGTTCAAAACCAGACTTCGAACCCGTGCACATGGGCAAACTGCTGGCAACCATCGTCGGCATCGTGATCCTGGCCGCTGTCGCCACCTGGCTGCTGCATAACCAGGGCGTTGCACGTGCCGTACTGGGCGTGGTTGCGCTGGGTATCGTGATTATCTTCGCGAAAGAAGCCTTCGCGATGCAGGGTGCGGCACGTCGTAAGATGATTGTGGCGTTCATTCTGATGCTGGAAGCAATCATCTTCTTCGTTCTGTACAGCCAGATGCCAACGTCTCTGAACTTCTTCGCTATCCGCAACGTTGAGCACTCCATCCTCGGTATCGCGTTCGAGCCGGAGCAGTATCAGGCCCTGAACCCGTTCTGGATCATGATTGGTAGCCCGATTCTGGCCGCTATCTATAACAAGATGGGCGACCGTCTGCCTATGCCGCACAAGTTCGCTATCGGTATGGTGCTGTGCTCTGGCGCATTCCTGGTGCTGCCGCTGGGGACGAAATTCGCGACCGACGCGGGTATCGTGTCTGTAAACTGGCTGATCCTGAGCTATGCGCTGCAATCCATCGGTGAACTGATGATCTCCGGTCTGGGCCTGGCGATGGTTGCGCAGCTGGTCCCTCAGCGTCTGATGGGCTTCATCATGGGTAGCTGGTTCCTGACTACCGCTGGCGCGGCCATCATCGCAGGTAAGATTGCGAACCTGATGGCGGTACCAGACAACGTTACCGACCCGCTGGTTTCCCTGAATGTCTACGGCACCGTGTTCATGCAAATTGGTATCGCGACCGCCGTGATTGCCGTACTGATGCTGCTGACCGCACCTAAACTGAATCGTATGACGCAGGACGACGACAAATCCGCTAAAGCGATTAAAACCGCGAACGCGTAA
- the nth gene encoding endonuclease III, with protein sequence MNKEKRIAILTRLRDENPHPTTELNFNSPFELLIAVLLSAQATDVSVNKATALLYPVANTPQAMLELGVEGVKSYIKTIGLFNSKAENVIKTCRILLEKHGGEVPEDRAALEALPGVGRKTANVVLNTAFGWPTIAVDTHIFRVSNRTRFAPGKNVEEVEEKLLKVVPAEFKVDCHHWLILHGRYTCIARKPRCGSCIIEDLCEYKEKVYP encoded by the coding sequence ATGAATAAAGAGAAACGCATTGCGATCCTGACGCGCCTGCGCGATGAGAATCCTCATCCAACGACAGAGCTGAACTTTAACTCGCCGTTTGAACTGTTGATCGCGGTGCTGCTCTCTGCACAGGCGACGGACGTGAGCGTCAATAAAGCCACTGCCCTGCTCTACCCTGTCGCCAATACGCCGCAGGCCATGCTGGAGCTGGGCGTTGAAGGTGTGAAATCCTATATCAAGACCATTGGCCTGTTTAACAGCAAGGCCGAAAACGTCATTAAGACCTGCCGGATCCTGCTGGAGAAGCACGGCGGTGAAGTCCCGGAAGATCGCGCCGCGCTGGAAGCGTTGCCGGGCGTCGGGCGTAAAACGGCAAATGTGGTGCTGAACACGGCGTTTGGCTGGCCGACCATCGCCGTAGATACCCATATCTTCCGCGTCTCAAATCGCACCCGTTTCGCGCCGGGTAAAAACGTGGAAGAGGTTGAAGAGAAGCTGTTAAAAGTCGTTCCTGCGGAATTTAAGGTGGACTGCCACCACTGGCTGATCCTGCACGGCCGGTATACCTGTATTGCCCGTAAGCCACGCTGCGGTTCCTGCATTATCGAAGATCTCTGCGAATACAAAGAAAAAGTCTATCCCTGA
- a CDS encoding electron transport complex subunit E, whose product MSQVKEVIVQGLWKNNSALVQLLGLCPLLAVTSTATNALGLGLATTLVLTLTNFSISVLRRWTPSEIRIPIYVMIIASVVSVVQMLINAYAFGLYQSLGIFIPLIVTNCIVVGRAEAFAVKNNPAISALDGFSIGMGATAAMFVLGSLREILGNGTLFDGADALLGGWAKSLRIEVFHTDTPFLLAMLPPGAFIGLGMMLALKYLIDEKRKRRAAERSVQEGIPEKAV is encoded by the coding sequence ATGAGCCAGGTTAAAGAGGTTATCGTCCAGGGTCTCTGGAAGAACAACTCCGCGCTGGTGCAGCTGCTGGGGCTATGTCCGCTGCTGGCGGTGACGTCTACCGCCACCAACGCGCTCGGGCTGGGGCTGGCGACCACGCTGGTGCTGACCCTGACTAACTTTTCCATTTCTGTTTTGCGCCGCTGGACGCCGTCAGAAATCCGTATTCCGATTTATGTCATGATCATTGCGTCGGTGGTCAGCGTCGTGCAAATGCTGATTAACGCCTACGCATTTGGCCTGTACCAGTCGCTCGGGATCTTCATTCCGCTTATCGTGACTAACTGTATTGTCGTAGGCCGCGCTGAAGCCTTCGCGGTGAAAAACAATCCGGCCATATCCGCGCTGGATGGGTTTTCCATCGGCATGGGCGCGACTGCCGCCATGTTCGTCCTCGGCTCTCTGCGTGAAATTTTGGGCAACGGTACGCTCTTCGACGGTGCGGACGCGCTGCTTGGCGGCTGGGCGAAGTCGCTGCGTATTGAGGTGTTCCATACGGACACCCCGTTCCTGCTGGCCATGCTACCTCCTGGCGCCTTCATTGGCCTTGGGATGATGCTGGCGTTAAAATACCTGATTGATGAAAAACGTAAACGCCGCGCCGCTGAACGCAGCGTACAGGAAGGGATCCCCGAGAAAGCAGTATGA
- the rsxG gene encoding electron transport complex subunit RsxG: protein MLKTMQKHGVTLAIFAAALTGLTALVNELTKTTIAEQAMKQQKALFDQVIPSDLYDNDLQKSCFVVQAPQLGKGPHRVYIARKGDNPVGAVMEASAPDGYSGAIQLLVGSDFSGTVLGTRVTEHHETPGLGDKIETRLSDWILHFAGKMIHGEDDPAFAVKKDGGEFDQFTGATITPRAVVNAVKRAGLYAETLPAQINHLSTCEE, encoded by the coding sequence ATGCTAAAGACAATGCAAAAACACGGCGTCACGCTGGCGATCTTCGCCGCCGCCCTCACCGGGCTGACCGCGCTGGTAAATGAACTGACGAAAACCACCATTGCAGAGCAGGCAATGAAGCAGCAAAAAGCGCTGTTCGATCAGGTGATCCCATCCGATCTCTACGATAATGACCTGCAAAAAAGCTGCTTTGTCGTGCAGGCTCCGCAGCTTGGTAAAGGACCCCATCGCGTTTATATTGCCCGCAAGGGCGATAACCCCGTGGGCGCCGTCATGGAAGCCTCCGCGCCGGACGGTTACTCCGGTGCGATTCAGCTGCTGGTGGGCAGCGATTTTTCCGGCACCGTACTGGGTACGCGCGTGACGGAGCATCACGAAACACCGGGCCTTGGCGACAAAATTGAAACACGCTTAAGCGACTGGATCTTACACTTCGCCGGAAAGATGATTCATGGCGAGGACGATCCTGCTTTCGCGGTGAAAAAAGATGGCGGCGAATTTGACCAGTTCACGGGCGCCACGATTACTCCGCGCGCGGTGGTCAACGCCGTAAAGCGCGCCGGGCTGTATGCCGAAACGCTGCCCGCGCAGATCAATCATCTTTCCACCTGTGAGGAGTGA
- the rsxD gene encoding electron transport complex subunit RsxD, translating to MVFRIASSPYTHNQRQTSRIMMLVCLAALPGIAVQCWFFGWGTLFQLVLGCASAVAAEAAILKLRKMEVTRILSDNSALLTGLLLAISIPPFAPWWMVVLGTVFAVIIAKQLYGGLGHNPFNPAMIGYVVLLISFPVQMTSWLPPHEIAATVPGFMDALHVIFTGHTALGADMNALRMGVDGISQATPLDTFKTSLRAGQSVEQVMKSSIYSGVLAGAGWQWVNLAYLLGGAFLLQQKAIRWHIPVSFLVTLAVCSTLGWVISPESLASPQLHLLSGATMLGAFFILTDPVTASTTNRGRLIFGALAGLLVWLIRSFGGYPDGVAFAVLLANITVPLIDYYTRPRVYGHR from the coding sequence ATGGTTTTCAGAATTGCAAGTTCCCCTTATACCCATAACCAGCGCCAGACATCGCGTATTATGATGCTGGTGTGCCTGGCCGCGCTGCCAGGTATTGCCGTACAGTGTTGGTTTTTCGGCTGGGGTACGCTTTTCCAGTTAGTTCTGGGTTGCGCCAGTGCCGTCGCAGCGGAAGCCGCGATCCTGAAGCTGCGCAAAATGGAGGTGACTCGCATCCTGAGCGATAACTCCGCCCTGTTGACCGGCCTGTTGCTGGCCATCAGCATTCCCCCGTTCGCCCCGTGGTGGATGGTGGTATTGGGAACGGTGTTTGCGGTGATCATCGCCAAGCAGCTGTACGGCGGGCTGGGCCATAACCCGTTTAACCCGGCGATGATTGGCTACGTAGTACTGCTGATCTCCTTCCCGGTACAGATGACCAGCTGGCTGCCGCCGCATGAGATCGCCGCCACGGTGCCCGGCTTTATGGATGCCCTGCACGTTATCTTTACCGGCCACACCGCGCTGGGCGCAGATATGAACGCGCTTCGCATGGGCGTGGACGGCATCAGTCAGGCCACTCCGCTCGATACCTTCAAAACCTCCCTGCGTGCCGGACAGAGCGTGGAGCAGGTGATGAAATCGTCTATTTACAGCGGCGTACTGGCAGGTGCTGGCTGGCAGTGGGTCAATCTGGCCTACCTGTTGGGTGGCGCGTTCCTGCTGCAACAGAAGGCGATCCGCTGGCATATTCCGGTGAGCTTCCTGGTGACGCTGGCCGTCTGCTCGACGCTCGGCTGGGTTATCTCACCTGAGTCACTGGCCAGCCCGCAGCTCCATCTGCTCTCCGGCGCGACCATGCTCGGGGCATTCTTTATTCTGACCGATCCGGTCACCGCCTCTACCACCAACCGTGGTCGACTGATTTTCGGCGCGCTGGCAGGCTTGCTGGTCTGGCTTATTCGCAGCTTTGGCGGCTATCCGGACGGCGTGGCATTTGCCGTGCTGCTGGCTAACATCACCGTTCCGCTCATCGACTACTACACGCGTCCACGCGTGTACGGTCATCGCTAA
- the rsxC gene encoding electron transport complex subunit RsxC: MLKLFSAFRKEKIWDFDGGIHPPEMKSQSNGTPLRQIPLATRYVMPLKQHIGAEGELCVKEGDSVLRGQPLTFGRGRMLPIHAPTSGKVVAVAPHTVAHPSALSELSVIIEADGEDRWIERDGWSDYRSHSREALIERIHQFGVAGLGGAGFPTGAKLHGGGDKIETLIINAAECEPYITADDRLMQDCAAQVVEGIRILAHILQPREVLIGIEDNKPQAISMLRAVLADSHDIALRVIPTKYPSGGAKQLTQILTGKQVPHGGRSSDIGVLMQNVGTAYAVKRAVIDGEPLTERVVTLTGESVSRPGNIWARLGTPVRHLLEQAGFCPGSDQLVIMGGPLMGFTLPWLDVPVVKITNCLLAPSLTEMGETQEEKGCIRCSACADACPADLLPQQLYWYSKGQLHDKAQAHNLADCIECGACAWVCPSNIPLVQYFRQEKAEIYAISMEEKRAAEAKARFEARQARLEREKQARQERHKQAAVQPAAKDQDAINAALARVREKKATAAQTVVIAPGEKPDNSEAIAAREARKAEARARQAEKAQNAKPEADIDPRKAAVEAAIARAKARKAGQQTVVVEQEATDPRKAAVEAAIARAKARKAAQLQPAEESEAPVDPRKAAVEAAIARAKARKAAQQDELPAAANDDPRKAAVAAAIARVQAKKAAQQAVNED; encoded by the coding sequence ATGCTTAAGTTATTTTCTGCCTTCAGAAAAGAGAAGATCTGGGATTTCGACGGCGGCATTCATCCGCCTGAGATGAAATCGCAGTCTAACGGCACGCCGCTGCGCCAGATCCCGCTGGCGACCCGTTACGTTATGCCCCTGAAACAGCATATCGGCGCGGAAGGCGAATTGTGCGTGAAAGAAGGCGATAGCGTTCTTCGCGGCCAGCCGCTGACCTTTGGTCGCGGACGGATGTTGCCGATACATGCCCCGACTTCCGGTAAGGTGGTGGCTGTTGCCCCCCATACCGTTGCCCATCCGTCGGCGTTGTCTGAGCTGAGCGTGATCATTGAAGCCGATGGTGAAGACCGCTGGATCGAGCGTGACGGCTGGAGCGACTACCGTTCCCACAGCCGTGAAGCGCTGATTGAACGCATTCATCAGTTCGGCGTGGCGGGTCTGGGGGGCGCAGGCTTCCCGACCGGCGCTAAGCTTCACGGCGGCGGCGATAAAATCGAAACGCTGATCATCAACGCCGCCGAGTGCGAACCGTACATCACCGCCGATGACCGTCTGATGCAGGACTGTGCCGCGCAGGTGGTGGAAGGTATTCGCATTCTTGCGCATATCCTGCAACCCCGCGAAGTGCTGATCGGTATTGAGGACAATAAACCGCAGGCCATTTCGATGCTGCGTGCGGTACTGGCGGACAGCCATGATATCGCCCTGCGCGTGATCCCGACCAAATATCCGTCCGGCGGGGCAAAACAGCTGACGCAGATCCTGACCGGCAAACAGGTCCCCCACGGAGGCCGTTCGTCCGACATCGGCGTGCTGATGCAAAACGTGGGGACCGCCTACGCGGTGAAACGTGCGGTGATTGACGGCGAGCCATTGACCGAGCGCGTCGTCACGCTGACCGGCGAGTCCGTCTCCCGTCCCGGCAACATCTGGGCGCGTCTGGGTACGCCGGTGCGTCATCTGCTGGAACAGGCTGGCTTCTGCCCGGGTAGCGATCAACTGGTCATTATGGGCGGCCCGCTGATGGGCTTTACCCTGCCGTGGCTTGATGTGCCGGTGGTGAAGATTACCAACTGCCTGCTCGCCCCTTCCCTGACGGAGATGGGCGAAACGCAGGAAGAGAAAGGTTGCATACGCTGTAGCGCCTGTGCGGACGCATGCCCGGCAGATTTACTGCCGCAGCAGTTGTATTGGTACAGCAAAGGCCAGCTGCACGATAAAGCCCAGGCGCATAACCTGGCTGACTGTATTGAATGCGGTGCCTGCGCCTGGGTCTGCCCAAGCAATATTCCGCTGGTGCAGTATTTCCGTCAGGAGAAAGCTGAAATCTACGCCATCTCCATGGAAGAAAAACGTGCCGCTGAAGCGAAGGCCCGCTTTGAAGCGCGCCAGGCGCGACTGGAGCGCGAGAAACAAGCCCGTCAGGAACGCCATAAGCAGGCTGCCGTGCAGCCTGCGGCGAAAGATCAGGATGCCATTAACGCAGCCCTGGCCCGCGTGCGCGAGAAGAAAGCCACCGCCGCCCAGACGGTTGTGATCGCTCCGGGAGAAAAACCGGACAACAGCGAAGCGATTGCAGCCCGCGAAGCGCGGAAAGCCGAAGCACGCGCGCGTCAGGCGGAGAAAGCGCAAAACGCCAAACCGGAAGCCGACATCGACCCGCGTAAAGCGGCGGTGGAAGCGGCTATTGCCAGGGCAAAAGCCCGCAAAGCCGGTCAGCAGACAGTGGTGGTTGAACAGGAAGCGACGGATCCGCGCAAGGCGGCCGTTGAAGCCGCTATCGCCCGCGCCAAAGCACGTAAAGCGGCACAGCTACAACCTGCCGAAGAGAGTGAAGCCCCTGTCGATCCGCGTAAAGCCGCCGTTGAAGCGGCCATCGCCCGTGCCAAAGCACGAAAAGCGGCACAGCAGGACGAACTGCCTGCGGCCGCTAATGACGATCCACGCAAAGCCGCAGTCGCCGCCGCGATTGCGCGCGTTCAGGCAAAGAAAGCCGCGCAGCAAGCCGTTAACGAGGATTAA
- the rsxB gene encoding electron transport complex subunit RsxB: MSAIWIAIASISVLGLVFGIILGYASRRFAVEDDPVVEKIDELLPQSQCGQCGYPGCRPYAEAVGVQGEKINRCAPGGEAVMLKIAALLNVDPQPVDGDEQAQEPVRALAVIDEANCIGCTKCIQACPVDAIVGATRAMHTVVADLCTGCNLCVAPCPTQCIELRPVETTTENWKWDLQTIPVRNIPVEQHA; this comes from the coding sequence ATGAGTGCTATCTGGATTGCCATCGCGTCCATCAGCGTGCTGGGACTCGTCTTTGGCATCATTCTGGGTTACGCCTCCCGCCGGTTTGCGGTGGAGGACGATCCGGTGGTTGAAAAAATTGATGAACTTTTACCCCAGAGCCAGTGCGGGCAGTGCGGCTACCCTGGCTGCCGCCCTTACGCTGAGGCGGTGGGCGTGCAGGGAGAAAAGATCAACCGCTGCGCGCCGGGTGGCGAAGCGGTCATGCTTAAAATAGCTGCCCTGCTGAACGTCGATCCCCAGCCTGTCGACGGCGATGAACAGGCCCAGGAGCCTGTTCGTGCCCTTGCTGTTATCGACGAAGCCAACTGCATTGGCTGCACAAAATGTATTCAGGCGTGTCCTGTTGACGCCATTGTGGGCGCAACGCGCGCGATGCATACCGTTGTGGCGGATCTGTGCACCGGCTGTAATCTCTGCGTGGCGCCCTGCCCGACGCAGTGTATAGAACTGCGCCCGGTTGAAACGACTACCGAAAACTGGAAGTGGGACCTTCAGACCATTCCGGTTCGCAATATTCCTGTGGAACAACATGCTTAA
- the rsxA gene encoding electron transport complex subunit RsxA, producing the protein MTDYLLLFVGTVLVNNFVLVKFLGLCPFMGVSKKLETAMGMGLATTFVMTMASICAWLIDTWILIPLDMLYLRTLAFILVIAVVVQFTEMVVRKTSPALYRLLGIFLPLITTNCAVLGVALLNINLGHNFLQSALYGFSAAVGFSFVMVLFASIRERLAAADIPAPFRGNAIALVTAGLMSLAFMGFSGLVKL; encoded by the coding sequence ATGACCGATTACTTACTGCTCTTTGTCGGAACTGTGCTGGTGAATAACTTCGTACTGGTGAAGTTCCTTGGCCTGTGCCCGTTTATGGGCGTCTCCAAAAAGCTGGAGACGGCAATGGGCATGGGGCTGGCAACCACCTTCGTGATGACGATGGCCTCCATTTGCGCATGGCTGATTGATACCTGGATCCTAATCCCGCTCGACATGCTCTACCTGCGCACTTTGGCCTTTATTCTGGTCATTGCGGTCGTGGTGCAATTTACCGAAATGGTGGTGCGGAAAACCAGCCCTGCCCTGTATCGCCTGTTGGGTATTTTTCTGCCCCTCATCACCACTAACTGTGCGGTGCTGGGCGTGGCGCTACTGAATATCAACCTTGGGCATAATTTCCTGCAATCGGCGCTGTATGGTTTTTCCGCCGCGGTCGGTTTTTCTTTTGTTATGGTCCTGTTCGCCTCGATTCGCGAGCGTCTGGCCGCGGCGGATATTCCCGCGCCGTTTCGCGGTAACGCCATCGCTCTGGTGACCGCAGGTTTAATGTCTCTGGCCTTTATGGGCTTTAGTGGTCTGGTGAAGTTGTAA
- a CDS encoding DUF2569 domain-containing protein, with amino-acid sequence MTALPGERIGGWLIAPLAWLLVALLSASLALLLYTTALVTPHAIQTLMSQSALNIATWFVSFVFAIAMWYYTLWLTIAFFKRRKSVPKHYIIWLLVSVLLAVKAFAFSPVSDALAVRQLLFPLLATALLVPYFKRSTRVKKTFVNP; translated from the coding sequence ATGACCGCATTGCCTGGAGAGAGAATTGGGGGCTGGTTAATCGCCCCGCTGGCATGGCTGCTGGTGGCATTATTAAGCGCTTCACTGGCGCTGTTGCTTTACACCACCGCACTGGTTACGCCTCATGCTATCCAGACACTGATGTCCCAGAGTGCGCTCAATATTGCGACGTGGTTTGTGTCGTTCGTTTTCGCGATCGCGATGTGGTACTACACGCTGTGGCTGACTATCGCCTTCTTCAAACGCCGCAAAAGCGTGCCAAAACATTACATTATCTGGCTGCTGGTCTCCGTGCTGCTGGCTGTCAAAGCGTTCGCTTTCTCGCCTGTGTCTGACGCGCTGGCGGTTCGCCAGTTACTGTTTCCGCTACTGGCGACGGCGCTTCTGGTCCCTTATTTCAAGCGTTCGACGCGCGTTAAGAAGACCTTTGTCAACCCGTAA
- the ydgT gene encoding transcription modulator YdgT: protein MTVQDYLLKFRKINSLESLEKLFDHLNYTLSDNQDIINMYRAADHRRAELVSGGRLFNVGEVPKSVWRYVV from the coding sequence ATGACAGTTCAGGACTATTTATTAAAATTTCGCAAGATCAATTCCCTTGAAAGCCTGGAAAAACTGTTTGACCATCTGAACTACACGCTGTCGGATAATCAGGACATCATCAATATGTACCGCGCTGCTGACCATCGTCGCGCCGAACTGGTCTCTGGCGGTCGTCTGTTCAATGTGGGGGAAGTGCCTAAATCCGTATGGCGTTACGTTGTATAA
- the blr gene encoding division septum protein Blr, translating to MNRIIELAGWIVLGVSVVLLGIASHIDNYQPPEPVTVAQQK from the coding sequence ATTAATCGAATCATTGAATTAGCGGGATGGATTGTCCTTGGGGTTTCAGTCGTGTTGCTCGGCATTGCCAGCCATATCGATAACTACCAGCCGCCGGAGCCTGTGACTGTCGCACAACAAAAGTAA
- a CDS encoding oxidoreductase → MSENIRVGLIGYGYASKTFHAPLVAGTPGMELAAITSSDETKVRADWPAVPVVTEPKHLFNDPNIDLIVIPTPNDTHFPLAKAALEAGKHVVVDKPFTVTLSQARELDALARSLGRLLSVFHNRRWDSDFLTVKALLNEGTLGEIAFFESHFDRYRPQVRDRWREQAGPGSGIWYDLAPHLLDQAVHLFGLPVSMTVDLAQLRPGAQTTDYFHAILSYPQRRIVLHGTMLAAAESARYIIHGARGSYVKFGLDPQEERLKNGERLPQEDWGYDMRDGVVTRAEGEALVEETVLTLPGNYPAYYAAIRDALNGSGENPVPASQAIQIMELIELGIESAKHRATLCLA, encoded by the coding sequence ATGAGTGAAAACATCCGCGTCGGTCTTATTGGCTACGGGTACGCAAGCAAAACCTTTCATGCACCGCTGGTTGCCGGCACGCCGGGAATGGAACTGGCGGCCATCACAAGCAGCGATGAGACTAAGGTCCGCGCCGACTGGCCAGCTGTGCCGGTGGTAACGGAGCCTAAGCATCTGTTTAACGATCCTAATATTGACCTTATTGTCATTCCTACCCCTAACGACACTCATTTCCCCCTGGCGAAAGCGGCGCTGGAGGCAGGCAAACATGTTGTTGTCGATAAGCCCTTCACCGTGACGTTGTCACAGGCGCGCGAGCTGGATGCGCTGGCGCGAAGTCTGGGTCGGTTATTATCGGTCTTTCACAACCGGCGCTGGGACAGCGATTTCCTGACGGTCAAAGCGCTGCTCAACGAAGGCACGCTCGGCGAAATTGCCTTTTTTGAGTCGCACTTCGATCGTTATCGTCCGCAGGTGCGAGATCGCTGGCGCGAGCAGGCGGGACCGGGCAGCGGCATCTGGTATGACTTAGCGCCGCATCTTCTCGATCAGGCCGTTCATCTGTTTGGTCTGCCCGTAAGCATGACGGTCGATTTAGCGCAGCTCAGGCCGGGGGCGCAGACCACCGACTATTTCCATGCCATTTTGAGTTATCCGCAGCGGCGCATTGTGCTGCACGGGACAATGCTTGCGGCGGCGGAATCGGCCCGCTATATCATTCATGGGGCGCGCGGCAGCTATGTGAAGTTCGGCCTGGATCCGCAGGAAGAGCGCCTCAAAAATGGCGAACGCTTACCGCAGGAGGACTGGGGCTACGACATGCGCGACGGGGTGGTGACGCGTGCGGAGGGTGAGGCGCTGGTTGAAGAGACGGTATTGACCCTGCCGGGGAACTATCCGGCGTATTACGCCGCCATTCGTGACGCGCTGAACGGTTCAGGTGAAAATCCGGTTCCCGCAAGCCAGGCAATCCAGATTATGGAGCTCATTGAGCTGGGGATTGAATCTGCCAAACATCGCGCAACGCTCTGTCTGGCATAA